Proteins encoded within one genomic window of Pyxidicoccus xibeiensis:
- a CDS encoding ATP-binding protein — MSTKRYSEADLRALIEPFGNPMLAVVEGRVCSVNEAWLALVGAPREQVEGRPVMDFVQPEERSRLSERYRLLESGAPMEPRTQVYQLPCADGATREVALYATRLPLEGGAGALLLNCLPLVDGPPELALAERLVETSAGLVAAHSEDAVRRVALKGLEAAGFRVRLLRWDGERLLARDGQPLPEDVGLGMEALSDGRPVFGGADQASPSHVYLPVGGPQVEVLWVAGQWVAPRHGSVLTLFAKVVGAALTDARVQADGARSRWEVEAVAQMARFVAQPVPPTLEDFLSRVAELLQAASAALHLSPSQGRALALVTHVGLADLVRDGGHAERLTGVLADTGEGGLSTEVQGAALAALSGGRLGCGVLARLTRGGEVCGSVQVLRAGDRPFDARDVRLLGTLAELLVTLVEQRRLRAESSRQLAETRLLLDLARTTSGVLETSSILDVASDFLVHLLDVSNCYIMLYDESAKLLRGAAASTAHRDFFRTVVLPLHGDSLATRVARERRPIAIEDVSVSVEGYDAQLVQRFGEKALLALPLTSREELIGVVVVDDTRRPRAFGPELIELAEATCGQLALSIANARLYESLWASYAELAATRAEMVKRERLAALGELSAIVAHEVRNPLGVIFNAVASLRRLLDPGGDAAMLLDILGEESDRLNRIVGDLLDYTRPRDPVLQHEDLGRVLQDSLEAARAQGGGVDRPVHIQSEVEPGLPPVPMDRRLIRQALVNVAVNAIQSMPQGGLVQVRARREAHAGRDHLRIDVADQGPGIPAELLHRVFEPFFTTKAQGTGLGLAVVKRILEEHRGEIAVDSTPGRGTTFTFRLPLSQPPSFP, encoded by the coding sequence ATGAGCACCAAGCGCTACAGCGAGGCCGACCTGCGCGCCCTCATCGAGCCCTTCGGCAACCCCATGCTGGCGGTCGTCGAGGGGCGCGTGTGCTCCGTCAACGAGGCGTGGCTCGCGCTCGTCGGTGCTCCGCGTGAGCAGGTCGAGGGGCGCCCGGTGATGGACTTCGTCCAGCCGGAGGAGCGCAGCCGCCTGTCGGAGCGCTACCGCCTGCTGGAGTCCGGCGCGCCCATGGAGCCGCGCACCCAGGTGTACCAGCTGCCCTGCGCGGACGGCGCCACCCGCGAGGTGGCCCTGTACGCGACGCGCCTCCCGCTCGAGGGCGGTGCCGGGGCGCTGCTGCTCAACTGTCTGCCCCTCGTGGATGGGCCGCCGGAGCTGGCCCTGGCCGAGCGCCTGGTGGAGACGTCCGCGGGGCTGGTGGCCGCGCACTCCGAGGACGCGGTGCGCCGGGTGGCGCTGAAGGGGCTGGAGGCCGCGGGCTTCCGGGTCCGCCTGCTGCGCTGGGACGGCGAGCGGCTGCTGGCGCGTGACGGCCAGCCGCTGCCGGAGGACGTGGGGCTGGGGATGGAGGCCCTGTCGGACGGACGGCCCGTGTTCGGCGGCGCGGACCAGGCCTCGCCCTCGCACGTGTACCTTCCGGTGGGAGGGCCGCAGGTCGAGGTGCTGTGGGTGGCGGGGCAGTGGGTGGCCCCGCGCCATGGCTCGGTGCTGACGCTCTTCGCCAAGGTGGTGGGCGCGGCGCTGACGGACGCGCGCGTGCAGGCGGATGGGGCCCGCAGCCGCTGGGAAGTGGAGGCCGTGGCGCAGATGGCGCGCTTCGTCGCGCAGCCGGTGCCTCCCACGCTGGAGGACTTCCTGTCGCGTGTCGCGGAGCTGCTGCAGGCGGCCTCCGCGGCGCTGCACCTGTCGCCCTCGCAGGGCAGGGCGCTGGCGCTGGTCACCCACGTGGGCCTGGCGGACCTGGTGCGGGACGGCGGGCACGCGGAGCGCCTCACGGGCGTGCTGGCGGATACGGGGGAGGGCGGCCTGTCCACCGAGGTCCAGGGCGCGGCGCTGGCCGCGCTGTCCGGCGGGCGGCTGGGATGCGGGGTGCTGGCGCGGCTCACGCGCGGGGGCGAGGTGTGCGGCAGCGTCCAGGTCCTGCGCGCCGGGGACCGGCCCTTCGACGCGCGCGACGTGCGGCTGCTGGGCACGCTCGCGGAGCTGCTGGTGACGCTGGTGGAGCAGCGCCGGCTGCGCGCCGAGTCCTCGCGCCAGCTGGCGGAGACGCGCCTGCTGCTGGACCTGGCGCGCACCACGTCGGGCGTGCTGGAGACCTCCAGCATCCTCGACGTGGCCTCCGACTTCCTCGTCCACCTGCTGGACGTGTCCAACTGCTACATCATGCTGTACGACGAGTCGGCCAAGCTCTTGCGCGGCGCCGCCGCCTCCACGGCCCACCGCGACTTCTTCCGCACGGTGGTGCTGCCGCTGCACGGCGACAGCCTGGCCACACGCGTGGCCCGCGAGCGCCGGCCCATCGCGATTGAAGACGTGTCCGTCTCCGTCGAGGGCTACGACGCGCAGCTCGTGCAGCGCTTCGGGGAGAAGGCGCTGCTGGCCCTGCCGCTCACCTCGCGCGAGGAGCTCATCGGCGTGGTGGTGGTGGACGACACCCGCCGGCCGCGCGCCTTCGGGCCGGAGCTCATCGAGCTGGCCGAGGCCACCTGCGGCCAGCTGGCGCTCTCCATCGCCAACGCGCGCCTGTACGAGTCCTTGTGGGCCAGCTACGCGGAGCTCGCCGCCACCCGCGCGGAGATGGTGAAGCGCGAGCGCTTGGCGGCCCTGGGCGAGCTGTCCGCGATTGTGGCCCATGAAGTCCGCAACCCGCTGGGCGTCATCTTCAACGCGGTGGCCTCGCTGCGCCGGCTGCTGGACCCGGGCGGCGACGCCGCCATGCTGCTGGACATCCTGGGCGAGGAGAGCGACCGGCTCAACCGCATCGTCGGCGACCTGCTGGACTACACGCGCCCCAGGGACCCGGTGCTCCAGCACGAGGACCTGGGCCGCGTGCTGCAGGACTCGCTGGAGGCCGCGCGCGCGCAGGGCGGCGGCGTGGACCGCCCCGTCCACATCCAGTCCGAGGTGGAGCCGGGGCTGCCGCCGGTGCCCATGGACCGGCGGCTCATCCGCCAGGCGCTCGTCAACGTCGCGGTGAACGCCATCCAGTCCATGCCCCAGGGCGGACTGGTCCAGGTGCGTGCGCGCCGCGAGGCCCACGCGGGCAGGGACCACCTGCGCATCGACGTCGCCGACCAGGGACCGGGCATCCCCGCGGAGCTGCTCCACCGCGTCTTCGAACCGTTCTTCACCACCAAGGCCCAGGGCACCGGCCTGGGCCTGGCTGTCGTGAAGCGGATCCTCGAAGAGCATCGGGGCGAAATCGCCGTGGACAGCACGCCTGGACGCGGTACCACCTTCACCTTCCGGCTGCCCCTCTCTCAGCCCCCGTCCTTCCCATGA
- a CDS encoding sigma-54-dependent transcriptional regulator, giving the protein MTDAHTSPIRGRILVVDDQRNMRATTALLLRAEHHTVFEAATGEEALAQLAGGSIDLLLTDLKMEPMDGLTLLRRALEVAPRLQVIMMTAFGSIESAVDAMRLGAYDYLTKPFKESELRLRVERALERSHLQRDVDNLATDFNQRHGLSALVGGSAVMRDLSTRLRRVAQSDATVLIHGESGTGKELVARALHAHSRRKVRSFVPVNCAAISEALLESELFGHAKGAFTGAVKARRGLFEEADGGTLFIDEVTETSPAFQSKLLRALQEGEVRRVGESTALRVDVRTVAATNRDIELEVREKRFRQDLYYRLNVVALRVPPLRERLEDVPELAKHFLERSNARSPKPKRLSASAVAHLMGYNFPGNVRELENLVEQAAALAENDELLPEDFPLRQGRLTPSHGTPSVAFLDGQGGGGRLPSTGPTLAEVVEEAERHAITQALERHGVDLARVADELGVSSTTLWRKMKRLNLRPPPEPARE; this is encoded by the coding sequence ATGACCGACGCCCACACCTCTCCTATTCGTGGACGCATCCTCGTGGTGGACGACCAGCGCAACATGCGCGCCACCACCGCGCTGCTGCTGCGCGCCGAGCACCACACCGTCTTCGAGGCCGCCACCGGCGAGGAGGCCCTGGCCCAGCTGGCCGGCGGCAGCATCGACCTGCTGCTGACGGACTTGAAGATGGAGCCCATGGACGGGCTGACGCTGCTGCGGCGCGCGCTGGAGGTGGCGCCCCGCCTGCAGGTCATCATGATGACGGCGTTCGGCTCCATCGAGAGCGCGGTGGACGCCATGCGCCTGGGCGCCTACGACTACCTCACCAAGCCCTTCAAGGAGAGCGAGCTGCGGCTGCGCGTGGAGCGCGCGCTGGAGCGCTCCCACCTGCAGCGCGACGTCGACAACCTCGCCACCGACTTCAACCAGCGCCACGGCCTGTCCGCGCTGGTGGGCGGCAGCGCCGTCATGAGGGACCTGTCCACGCGGCTGCGGCGCGTGGCCCAGAGCGACGCCACGGTGCTCATCCACGGCGAGAGTGGCACCGGCAAGGAGCTGGTGGCGCGCGCGCTCCATGCGCACAGCCGCCGCAAGGTGCGCTCGTTCGTTCCCGTCAACTGCGCCGCCATCAGCGAGGCCCTGCTGGAGAGCGAGCTGTTCGGCCACGCGAAGGGCGCCTTCACCGGCGCGGTGAAGGCCCGCCGGGGCCTCTTCGAGGAGGCCGACGGCGGCACGCTCTTCATCGACGAGGTGACGGAGACGAGCCCCGCCTTCCAGTCCAAGCTGCTGCGCGCGCTGCAGGAGGGCGAGGTCCGCCGCGTGGGCGAGTCCACCGCGCTGCGGGTGGACGTGCGCACCGTGGCCGCCACCAACCGCGACATCGAGCTGGAGGTGCGCGAGAAGCGCTTCCGGCAGGACCTCTACTACCGCCTCAACGTGGTGGCCCTGCGCGTGCCGCCGCTGCGCGAGCGCCTGGAGGACGTGCCCGAGCTGGCCAAGCACTTCCTGGAGCGCTCCAACGCCCGCAGCCCCAAGCCCAAGCGCCTGTCGGCCTCCGCCGTGGCCCACCTGATGGGCTACAACTTCCCCGGCAACGTGCGTGAGCTGGAGAACCTGGTGGAGCAGGCCGCCGCCCTGGCCGAGAATGACGAGCTGCTCCCCGAGGACTTCCCCCTGCGCCAGGGGCGCCTCACCCCCTCGCACGGCACCCCCAGCGTGGCCTTCCTCGACGGGCAGGGGGGCGGCGGCCGCCTCCCCAGCACCGGGCCCACCCTGGCCGAGGTGGTGGAAGAGGCCGAGCGCCACGCCATCACCCAGGCCCTGGAGCGCCACGGCGTGGACCTGGCCCGCGTCGCGGACGAGCTGGGCGTCTCCTCCACCACCCTGTGGCGGAAGATGAAGCGCCTCAACCTCCGCCCGCCCCCCGAGCCGGCACGCGAGTAG
- a CDS encoding GNAT family N-acetyltransferase, with protein MRLFAELGVEDPPPPEAVWAAELAPMTVFAEGPEGQVVAYAAADPMGELGYVGQLVVDPRARGQGLGRWMMERLAERLRGQGCQRWALMVKRDNATALGLYTSVGMRRVREGVTLKVTRAHLATLPPAPAGLDVVPAAPADWAPLTAAFGMMPGKLARFATRASHQLLRLAQAGTPGELGMMDLRAGARLLFPFFAVSPGHARALLESAFARMGDGVDALTVVLADDARLEGLLREAGAHVCHETYELRGPLPGLPGAGA; from the coding sequence GTGCGCCTGTTCGCGGAGCTGGGGGTGGAAGACCCGCCGCCTCCCGAGGCCGTGTGGGCGGCGGAGCTCGCGCCGATGACTGTCTTCGCGGAAGGGCCGGAGGGGCAGGTGGTGGCCTACGCGGCGGCGGACCCGATGGGCGAGCTGGGCTACGTGGGACAGCTGGTGGTGGACCCCCGCGCCCGGGGCCAGGGGCTGGGCCGGTGGATGATGGAGCGGCTGGCGGAGCGCCTCCGGGGGCAGGGCTGCCAGCGCTGGGCGCTGATGGTGAAGCGGGACAACGCGACGGCGCTGGGCCTCTACACCTCGGTGGGGATGCGCCGCGTGCGGGAGGGGGTGACGCTCAAGGTGACGCGCGCCCACCTGGCCACGCTGCCGCCCGCGCCGGCGGGGCTGGACGTGGTGCCGGCGGCCCCGGCGGACTGGGCGCCGCTGACGGCGGCCTTCGGGATGATGCCGGGCAAGCTGGCGCGCTTCGCCACGCGCGCCTCGCACCAGCTGCTGCGGCTGGCGCAGGCGGGGACTCCGGGCGAGCTGGGGATGATGGACCTGCGCGCGGGCGCGCGGCTGCTGTTCCCCTTCTTCGCCGTGTCCCCGGGCCATGCGCGGGCGCTGCTGGAGTCCGCCTTCGCCCGGATGGGGGACGGGGTGGACGCCCTCACCGTGGTGCTGGCAGACGACGCGCGGCTGGAGGGCCTGCTGCGCGAGGCGGGCGCGCACGTGTGCCACGAGACGTACGAGCTGCGCGGGCCGCTGCCGGGACTGCCGGGCGCGGGAGCCTGA
- a CDS encoding NADH-quinone oxidoreductase subunit N — MNLPNLTLADFLPLLPAILMVVSASVLLLSEVFLAATSSRSYQAVLTVATAVAAGIGSLALMFEPPQEVMLGYGVLDPFSSFLTFVLCVGLGLAALSSVSFLRRRGAERGEFYALMLFATAGMSLLAMSNELITIFVNVEVLSIATYALTSYLRRGTRPSEAGFKYFILGAFSSAVLLYGAALLYGATGTTQLTAMVGPLGQAMNSQPALVYAGVILLGAGFAFKVAAVPFHMWTPDVYEGAPTPVTALMSAGVKAAAFACMVRVFITVGKGIDPQMLLVLFSTLAFLTMVVGNLLAIPQRNVKRMLAYSSIAHAGYLLMGVAALFVNAPGEQFRLLGASALTGGTPLDLARSEALRGILYYLLAYTFSAVGAFTLVSVLERREDEDKGTAWDLERFSGLAQRRPGWAFAMAAFMLSLGGIPPTIGFMSKLLIFQSAVDVGLIGLTIVGVLSSAAGVYYYLRVVVYMFMRPVPEGALTLERSWATETALVLSTAAVVVLGIIPGPVMGWLMQASTLFGR; from the coding sequence ATGAACCTGCCCAACCTCACCCTGGCAGACTTCCTCCCGCTGCTGCCCGCCATCCTCATGGTGGTGAGCGCCTCCGTGCTGCTGCTGTCGGAGGTGTTCCTCGCCGCCACCTCGTCGCGCTCCTACCAGGCGGTGCTCACGGTGGCGACGGCGGTGGCCGCGGGCATCGGCTCGCTGGCGCTGATGTTCGAGCCCCCGCAGGAGGTGATGCTCGGCTACGGCGTGCTGGACCCGTTCTCCAGCTTCCTCACTTTCGTGCTGTGCGTGGGCCTGGGGCTGGCGGCGCTGAGCTCCGTGAGCTTCCTGCGCCGGCGCGGCGCGGAGCGCGGTGAGTTCTACGCGCTGATGCTGTTCGCCACGGCGGGCATGAGCCTCTTGGCGATGTCCAACGAGCTCATCACCATCTTCGTCAACGTGGAGGTGCTCTCCATCGCGACGTACGCGCTGACGTCCTACCTGCGCCGCGGCACGCGGCCGAGCGAGGCGGGCTTCAAGTACTTCATCCTCGGCGCCTTCTCGTCCGCGGTGCTGCTGTACGGCGCGGCGCTGCTGTACGGCGCCACCGGCACCACGCAGCTGACGGCCATGGTGGGCCCGCTGGGCCAGGCCATGAACAGCCAGCCGGCGCTGGTGTACGCGGGCGTCATCCTCCTGGGCGCGGGCTTCGCGTTCAAGGTGGCCGCGGTGCCGTTCCACATGTGGACGCCGGACGTGTACGAGGGCGCGCCCACGCCCGTCACCGCGCTGATGAGCGCGGGCGTGAAGGCGGCGGCCTTCGCGTGCATGGTCCGTGTCTTCATCACCGTGGGCAAGGGCATCGACCCGCAGATGCTGCTGGTGCTGTTCTCCACCCTGGCCTTCCTGACCATGGTGGTGGGCAACCTGCTCGCCATTCCGCAGCGCAACGTGAAGCGCATGCTGGCGTACTCGTCCATTGCCCACGCCGGCTATCTGCTGATGGGCGTGGCCGCCCTCTTCGTCAACGCGCCGGGCGAGCAGTTCCGCCTGCTGGGTGCCTCCGCGCTGACGGGCGGCACCCCGCTGGACCTGGCCCGCTCGGAGGCGCTGCGCGGCATCCTCTACTACCTGCTGGCCTATACCTTCAGCGCGGTGGGCGCCTTCACCCTGGTGTCCGTGCTGGAGCGCCGCGAGGACGAGGACAAGGGCACCGCGTGGGACTTGGAGCGCTTCAGCGGGCTGGCGCAGCGCCGGCCGGGCTGGGCCTTCGCCATGGCGGCCTTCATGCTGTCGCTGGGCGGGATTCCTCCCACCATCGGCTTCATGAGCAAGCTGCTCATCTTCCAGAGCGCGGTGGACGTGGGCCTCATCGGCCTCACCATCGTCGGCGTGCTCTCCAGCGCCGCGGGCGTCTATTACTACCTGCGCGTGGTGGTCTACATGTTCATGCGCCCGGTGCCCGAGGGCGCGCTGACGCTCGAGCGCAGCTGGGCCACCGAGACGGCGCTGGTGCTGTCCACCGCCGCCGTGGTGGTGCTGGGCATCATCCCCGGCCCCGTCATGGGCTGGCTGATGCAGGCCAGCACCCTCTTCGGCCGGTAG
- a CDS encoding complex I subunit 4 family protein: MSFFDNHLLNLVVFLPLVFAALVLLLPAGESGQIRTVTFIGMVVDAIFGVWAYLRYVPGGPEFQLEYRVPWFEMFGTSYHVGVDGLAVSLLLLTVFLGPLVVLASTTYISHRIKEFHLALLVLQTTMLGALVSLDVLLFYIFFEAMLIPMYLMVGVWGAEDRQMAAVKFFLYTLAGSLLMLVAIVAVYFISGPAGGRSFDYAAIYNGLLDANRQLSTCVAGPEGACDSLTGLARTLHGWGPWLFAAFALAFAIKVPMWPVHTWLPDAHVQAPVAGSMILAGVMLKMGTFGFWRFAIPFFPVAAQQARPFLATLSIIGIVYGALMCLAQRDIKKLIAYSSVSHLGYCMLGILALTAEGATGSAYQMLNHGVSTGALFLLFGYLYERRHTRLMADFGGIAKVMPVFTAAFVIITFSSVAVPGTNGFIGEFLVLLGTFKSDLGAAAGNPHLTAVFGAFATLGVILGAAYMLWMVQKVFFGGLTHRENQHLRDMNLREGLTVLPFIILVVVMGLMPQPFLDRISPSTDRFLARARVGTPGATVQADQVRVEVMSLPASPTAAGPSAPLPLAAVPSPRQ, from the coding sequence ATGAGCTTCTTCGACAACCACCTGCTCAACCTCGTCGTCTTCCTGCCGCTCGTCTTCGCGGCGCTGGTGCTGCTCCTGCCCGCGGGCGAGTCGGGGCAGATTCGCACCGTCACGTTCATCGGCATGGTGGTGGACGCCATCTTCGGGGTCTGGGCGTACCTGCGGTACGTGCCGGGCGGGCCGGAGTTCCAGCTCGAGTACCGGGTGCCCTGGTTCGAGATGTTCGGCACCAGCTACCACGTGGGCGTGGACGGCCTGGCGGTGAGCCTGCTGTTGCTCACCGTCTTCCTGGGCCCCCTGGTGGTGCTGGCCTCCACCACGTACATCAGCCACCGCATCAAGGAGTTCCACCTGGCGCTGCTGGTACTCCAGACGACGATGCTGGGCGCGCTGGTGTCGCTGGACGTGCTGCTCTTCTACATCTTCTTCGAGGCCATGCTCATCCCCATGTACCTCATGGTGGGTGTGTGGGGCGCCGAGGACCGCCAGATGGCGGCGGTGAAGTTCTTCCTCTACACGCTGGCCGGCTCGCTGCTGATGCTGGTGGCCATCGTCGCCGTGTACTTCATCAGCGGGCCCGCGGGTGGCCGCTCGTTCGACTACGCGGCCATCTACAACGGCCTGCTGGATGCCAACCGCCAGCTGTCCACGTGCGTGGCGGGGCCGGAGGGAGCATGTGACTCGCTCACCGGCCTGGCGCGGACGCTCCACGGCTGGGGCCCCTGGCTGTTCGCGGCCTTCGCGCTGGCGTTCGCCATCAAGGTGCCCATGTGGCCGGTGCACACGTGGCTGCCGGACGCGCACGTGCAGGCGCCGGTGGCCGGCTCCATGATTCTGGCCGGCGTCATGCTGAAGATGGGGACGTTCGGGTTCTGGCGCTTCGCGATTCCCTTCTTCCCGGTGGCCGCGCAGCAGGCGCGCCCGTTCCTGGCGACGCTGTCCATCATCGGCATCGTCTACGGCGCGCTGATGTGCCTGGCGCAGCGGGACATCAAGAAGCTGATTGCGTACTCGTCGGTGAGCCACCTGGGCTACTGCATGCTGGGCATCCTCGCGCTGACGGCCGAGGGCGCCACGGGCAGCGCGTACCAGATGCTCAACCACGGCGTGTCCACGGGCGCGCTGTTCCTCCTGTTCGGCTACCTCTACGAGCGGCGCCACACCCGCCTGATGGCGGACTTCGGCGGCATCGCGAAGGTGATGCCGGTGTTCACCGCGGCCTTCGTCATCATCACCTTCTCGTCCGTGGCGGTGCCGGGCACCAACGGCTTCATCGGCGAGTTCCTGGTGCTGCTGGGTACCTTCAAGAGCGACCTGGGCGCCGCGGCCGGCAATCCCCACCTGACGGCGGTGTTCGGCGCGTTCGCCACGCTGGGCGTCATCCTCGGCGCGGCGTACATGCTGTGGATGGTGCAGAAGGTGTTCTTCGGCGGGCTCACCCACCGGGAGAACCAGCACCTGCGGGACATGAACCTGCGCGAGGGGCTCACCGTGCTGCCCTTCATCATCCTCGTGGTGGTGATGGGGCTGATGCCGCAGCCCTTCCTGGACCGCATCTCCCCGTCCACCGACCGCTTCCTGGCCCGTGCCCGCGTGGGCACCCCGGGGGCCACGGTGCAGGCGGACCAGGTCCGCGTGGAGGTGATGTCGCTGCCCGCGAGCCCCACCGCCGCCGGGCCGTCCGCGCCCCTTCCCCTGGCCGCCGTCCCCTCGCCGCGGCAGTAG
- the nuoL gene encoding NADH-quinone oxidoreductase subunit L, whose protein sequence is MTLATLANFLQTAPVPPELMEPSLWLIIALPLLGAFICGVFGRMLGRANVHLIACAAVGGAFVLSVLAFWATSHTAEVGGVRRLLAFYKNPFGIEADYVKYALSYDYGTWFAAGDFRVNFGLAVDHLSGILLLVITGVGFLIHLYSTSYMEHDDGYWRYFAYLNLFVAAMLTLVLADNLVLLFVGWEGVGMASYLLIGFWYTDPAKAWAGRKAFITNRIGDFAFLIGTFLLVLLMAAFTRQANSADFANAGASGPRFEAALEKHGPVNFKGLEKMAEGLTDAGTDKVDLTTPIEEGPLAGYTFGGVMTAAMLLFLLGAAGKSAQLPLYVWLPDAMAGPTPVSALIHAATMVTAGVYLFSRMSALLVLSPTAMATVAIIGALTALLAALIAFAQDDIKKVLAYSTVSQLGIMFMGVGMGVFWAAVLHLVTHAFFKACLFLGAGSVMHGNADETDIKKLGGLRKEMRWTWGTFLVATLAITGIVPLSGFFSKDAIFHGVHLNKLAGLEWVSGTVYYLGLFIAACTAFYMMRLYLLTFEGRRSPEAKIEHAHESAWQMTLPLVVLAVLSVVALVYALPLMRAPGDGRPQPVFENFLLPVFGVAARIASTAKTVQLDTSVPGLGDYVFAWLVAVSGGAVAAFLYLKFFPARVGQPAPAFARAVRRTAQNKFYVDELYELVVIRPVKFMSFILFRVVDALLIDTVAVRGTAWVTARVGSALRYVQTGDAQAYAAVMALALLGGVAYALIQVMQ, encoded by the coding sequence ATGACCCTCGCGACCCTCGCCAATTTCCTCCAGACGGCGCCCGTCCCGCCCGAGCTGATGGAGCCCTCGCTGTGGCTCATCATCGCGCTGCCGCTGCTGGGCGCGTTCATCTGCGGCGTGTTCGGCCGGATGCTGGGCCGCGCCAACGTGCACCTCATCGCCTGCGCGGCGGTGGGCGGCGCCTTCGTGCTGAGCGTGCTGGCCTTCTGGGCCACCAGCCACACGGCCGAGGTCGGGGGCGTGCGACGCCTGCTGGCCTTCTACAAGAACCCGTTCGGAATCGAAGCGGACTACGTCAAGTACGCCCTGTCGTATGACTACGGCACGTGGTTCGCCGCGGGCGACTTCCGGGTGAACTTCGGGCTGGCGGTGGACCACCTGTCCGGCATCCTGCTGCTGGTCATCACCGGCGTGGGCTTCCTCATCCACCTGTACTCCACCAGCTACATGGAGCACGACGACGGGTACTGGCGGTACTTCGCGTACCTCAACCTGTTCGTCGCGGCGATGCTGACGCTGGTGCTGGCCGACAACCTCGTCCTGCTGTTCGTGGGCTGGGAGGGCGTGGGCATGGCCAGCTACCTGCTCATCGGCTTCTGGTACACGGACCCGGCCAAGGCCTGGGCGGGGCGCAAGGCCTTCATCACCAACCGCATCGGCGACTTCGCCTTCCTCATCGGCACGTTCCTGCTGGTGCTGCTGATGGCGGCCTTCACGCGCCAGGCGAACTCCGCGGACTTCGCCAACGCCGGCGCCAGCGGCCCCCGCTTCGAGGCGGCGCTGGAGAAGCACGGCCCCGTCAACTTCAAGGGCCTGGAGAAGATGGCCGAGGGCCTGACGGACGCGGGCACCGACAAGGTGGACCTGACCACTCCCATCGAGGAGGGCCCCCTGGCGGGCTACACCTTCGGCGGGGTGATGACGGCGGCCATGCTGCTGTTCCTGCTGGGCGCGGCGGGCAAGAGCGCGCAGCTGCCGCTCTACGTCTGGCTGCCGGACGCCATGGCCGGCCCCACGCCGGTCTCCGCCCTCATCCACGCGGCGACGATGGTGACCGCGGGCGTCTACCTCTTCAGCCGCATGTCCGCGCTGCTGGTGCTGAGCCCCACCGCCATGGCCACGGTGGCCATCATCGGCGCGCTCACCGCGCTGCTGGCGGCGCTCATCGCCTTCGCGCAGGACGACATCAAGAAGGTGCTCGCCTACTCCACGGTGTCCCAGCTGGGCATCATGTTCATGGGCGTGGGCATGGGCGTCTTCTGGGCGGCGGTGCTGCACCTGGTGACGCACGCGTTCTTCAAGGCGTGCCTCTTCCTCGGCGCCGGCAGCGTGATGCACGGCAACGCGGACGAGACGGACATCAAGAAGCTGGGCGGGCTGCGCAAGGAGATGCGCTGGACGTGGGGCACCTTCCTGGTGGCCACGCTGGCAATCACCGGCATCGTCCCGCTGTCCGGCTTCTTCTCCAAGGACGCCATCTTCCACGGCGTGCACCTGAACAAGCTGGCCGGGCTGGAGTGGGTGTCCGGCACCGTCTACTACCTGGGCCTGTTCATCGCGGCGTGCACGGCCTTCTACATGATGCGCCTGTACCTGCTCACCTTCGAGGGCCGGCGCTCGCCGGAGGCGAAGATCGAGCACGCGCACGAGAGCGCCTGGCAGATGACGCTGCCGCTGGTGGTGCTGGCGGTGCTCAGCGTGGTGGCCCTGGTGTACGCGCTCCCGCTGATGCGCGCGCCCGGCGACGGCCGCCCGCAGCCGGTGTTCGAGAACTTCCTGCTCCCGGTGTTCGGCGTGGCGGCGCGCATCGCCAGCACGGCGAAGACGGTGCAGCTGGACACCAGCGTGCCCGGCCTCGGCGACTACGTCTTCGCCTGGCTGGTGGCGGTGTCGGGCGGCGCGGTGGCGGCCTTCCTGTACCTGAAGTTCTTCCCGGCGCGCGTGGGCCAGCCGGCCCCGGCCTTCGCCCGGGCGGTGCGCCGCACGGCGCAGAACAAGTTCTACGTGGATGAGCTGTACGAGCTGGTCGTCATCCGGCCCGTGAAGTTCATGAGCTTCATCCTCTTCCGCGTGGTGGACGCGCTCCTCATCGACACCGTGGCGGTCCGCGGCACGGCGTGGGTGACGGCGCGCGTGGGCAGCGCGCTGCGCTACGTCCAGACGGGCGACGCCCAGGCCTACGCCGCAGTGATGGCCCTCGCCCTGCTGGGCGGCGTGGCCTACGCCCTCATCCAGGTGATGCAATGA
- the nuoK gene encoding NADH-quinone oxidoreductase subunit NuoK — MVPITYYLLLAAALFCMGMFGVLVRRNALVVFMCVELMLNAANLTFLAFARMRGDSVGHVSAFFVIAVAAAEAAIGLAIVIAVFRSRGSVLVEDIRTMKH; from the coding sequence ATGGTTCCCATCACCTACTACCTCCTGCTTGCCGCCGCGCTGTTCTGCATGGGCATGTTCGGCGTCCTCGTGCGGCGCAACGCACTGGTCGTCTTCATGTGCGTGGAGCTGATGCTCAACGCGGCGAACCTGACGTTCCTGGCGTTCGCCCGCATGCGCGGTGACAGCGTCGGCCACGTCTCCGCCTTCTTCGTCATCGCGGTGGCGGCGGCCGAGGCGGCCATCGGCCTGGCCATCGTCATCGCCGTGTTCCGCAGTCGGGGCAGCGTCCTGGTGGAAGACATCCGGACGATGAAGCACTGA